CGTGAGCCCTCGGCCGTCCGCCTGGGCGTGGTCCTGCACACCGTGCTCGTCGATGAACCCCAACGGGCGCTGACCATGGCCAAGTCGATCGCGGCCGGCTACTACGAGTACTCGCCGGCGCTCTTCGAGCCTCCGAAGCTGGCCTGGACGGGCCCGGACCCGGAGACCTTGAAGCGCCAGCACCGCGTCTGGCCCGACTTCCACCACGCACCCGACCTGGAGGTCAGCGGCCGCGTCGTGGACTTCCTCCCGGTGAGCGCCGCCGAGGCCTTTAGCCTGCGCGGGGGGCCGGCGGCGGTAGCCGACCAGCTGGTCGCCCTGCTGCGCTCGGCGCCGGCCGAGCTGGACTACGTCGTCCTGCATCCGATCCCTAACCCGACGATGCCGGACGATCCGGAGCGCGGCTACACGGCGCGCGTGGCCCGCGAGGTGCTGCCGCGGGTACGGCGGGCGCTGGGCTGACGGGCGAGTCTAGCCCGGGGCCTCGGTCGGCACCGAGAGCCGGTAGTGCAGGCGCGCGCGCTCGAGGACCGAGTCGGCCACGTTCGACGAGACCTGGCGTAGCGCCATGAGCGCACCTTGCGCCGGCGGCATCCGCGCCGACGCCGGGTAGTCGGCCACCAGGAGTCGGCGCAAGGTGGCGCCGTCACCCGAAGCGCCGAACACGTCGGCATAGGCACGCTCCACCGCCCGGTCGAAGCGCGCGTAATCCTCGACCGGGATCAGATGCGAGTGGCAATGGCAGAGGCGCTGCAGGATGGCCCGATGGGCGTTGCGATCGAAGTTGTCGATGCGATACGTGCACAGCAGCGAGATGCCCTGGTCGACGATCACTTCGCTCCAGAGTCATCCGTCTCCTCCCGACGCCCAGCCTAGCATCGCAGCGCCAGGACGACTACCCGATGCGCGGAGATGGGAAAACACTTTCACACCCGACACGGCGGGCGGAGGCGCCGCCAGTCGGGTATGCTACCGCCATGAGTGACATGAAGATCGAGACGGTGCGGTCGTCGAGCAGCGGAGTCATCGGGCGAGCCACCAGCGTGGCGCGGGGCCACGAGCTCGTGCTCGATTCGTCGTCACGACCCCGGCCCGACGCGCTGACGAACAGTGAGGCGTTCCTGGCCGGCATCTCGTCGTGCGGCGTCACCTTGATCGAGATGCACGCTCAGGAAGTGGGCATCCCGGTGACGCACCTGGAGGTCGCCATCGAAGGGGCCCGCAGCGCGGCCGACCCCGCCCGGTTCGCCCGAGTCAGCATGACGTTCACGATCACCGGGGTGAGCCAGCCCCAGGCCGAGGCGCTGGTGGAGACGTACCGCAGCCGGTGACCCCTCTACCGCACGGTCGCGGCCGCGACCGCGGTGGACGTCAAGGCGGTCGCCGTCGCGTGACTGACGCTTTAGACGGTTCCGACGACCCCGCCGCGCCGCGGGGCGAATAAAGCAAACGCCTCATTGCACGGGTCCCCCCCGGACTGTTAGGACTCGTGACTCGGGTACTCAGCCAAGACGGGGAGGGGACCCTTATGAGGCTATTGCTGATTCCTGTGCTTGTGGTGTTGCTCGCGGCGTGCAGCTCTCCGATGCGCTGGTGGCGCGTCGGCAATTGTGTTGTCCTCTACGATGATCGTGAGGTCAGCCGGCAATTCGTCGTCGCCGGCGAGCAGTGCGACGTGAAGCGGGTCGAGATGCCCGT
The DNA window shown above is from Candidatus Methylomirabilota bacterium and carries:
- a CDS encoding OsmC family protein — its product is MSDMKIETVRSSSSGVIGRATSVARGHELVLDSSSRPRPDALTNSEAFLAGISSCGVTLIEMHAQEVGIPVTHLEVAIEGARSAADPARFARVSMTFTITGVSQPQAEALVETYRSR